The Neodiprion fabricii isolate iyNeoFabr1 chromosome 4, iyNeoFabr1.1, whole genome shotgun sequence genome window below encodes:
- the LOC124179891 gene encoding solute carrier family 12 member 8 isoform X1 — MESRGGNENTAAVHDRNVEWSRYGLGSGGNRRTVRRETGGYEEFGPEMYQSTGANELFAQEHSSDPWWKSNFFISQPVLFGTWDGVFTSCLINIFGVIVFLRSGWIVGQAGVLNAVLIILSTVCVALVSVLSAVGICERCRVESGGVYFLLSHVLGSRFGGSIGLLYCFGQAVGCALNVLGFGESMAGLVGLESTWAQRGFASAAVILLSVINLAGVKWVIKLQFILLLILLLAGLDFMVGSFVHVNIEAGFEGWLSGNLRNNTLPDYQDGYSWFTVFGVFFPTVTGVLAGINMSGDLRHPSTDIPNGTLSALGTGTVLYLCFSLFLGATCTRETLRNDFMIASTVSLISVLLLAGLYVSSFSSCLGAMYGTPRVLQSIASQNVIPGINCLQRGKGPNKVPVYAMVVVAVITLTFIVTGQINTLAPIVTMPFLLTYACMDYAYFALAQTFDLQHIREQRFRNQTPTFDRGYGAAGQNESTEIDNDLDSLFPERIRHKTLARNSSISESTSQVSSPAADENASVVNTEERPHIHNKLGNWYSPLCNRWASLIGALVKLLIMFLVHWGYAIANIIVVFLVWSYIGHANPAVKPGISAEFKFFKWLKNAILKLMGKRVSDYEQIVVTPNHPGVEISSSQLNEENEDFAGRRRYHQTSTITGHYVNMD; from the exons ATGGAATCACGAGGAGGGAATGAAAACACTGCTGCAGTGCATGACCGAAATGTCGAGTGGTCAAGGTATGGACTTGGCAGTGGAGGAAATCGAAGAACCGTTAGAAGAGAAACTGGTGGTTACGAAGAATTTGGTCCTGAGATGTACCAGTCGACAGGAGCAAACGAGCTTTTTGCCCAAGAACAT agTTCAGATCCATGGTGGAAATCGAACTTTTTCATATCACAACCAGTTTTGTTTGGAACTTGGGACGGGGTCTTCACATCTTGTTTAATCAACATTTTTGGCGTCATTGTATTTTTGAGGTCTGGTTGGATTGTTGGACAAGCCGGCGTCTTAAATGCTGTACTGATAATTCTGTCAACCG TTTGCGTTGCACTGGTATCCGTTCTTTCTGCCGTTGGGATTTGTGAACGATGTCGTGTAGAAAGCGGAGGTGtttatttcttattatcaCATGTCCTTGGATCCCGATTTGGTGGGTCTATAGGACTACTTTACTGTTTTGGTCAA GCTGTTGGTTGCGCCCTAAATGTTTTGGGTTTTGGCGAATCCATGGCTGGTCTGGTGGGGCTGGAATCCACATGGGCCCAAAGAGGTTTTGCTAGCGCAGCTGTAATACTCTTGTCAGTAATTAACTTAGCCGGTGTTAAATGGGTCATCAAGTTacagtttattttattgttaatccTACTATTGGCAGGGTTGGATTTTATGGTCGGCAGCTTTGTCCATGTAAACATTG AGGCTGGTTTCGAAGGTTGGCTATctggaaatttgagaaacaacaCTTTACCCGATTACCAAGATGGCTATAGTTGGTTCACAGTGttcggtgttttttttcccaccgTTACTGGGGTACTTGCAGGAATAAATATGAGTGGTGATTTGAGACATCCGTCCACAGATATTCCAAATGGCACGTTATCAGCTCTAGGAACTGG gacAGTTCTCTACCTTTgcttttcattatttctcgGAGCAACTTGCACCAGGGAAACTTTACGCAATGACTTCATGATAGCGTCGACTGTTTCTTTAATATCCGTTTTACTATTGGCTGGATTGTACGTTTCGTCATTTAGTAGCTGCTTAGGTGCTATGTATGGCACTCCTAGAGTTCTACAATCCATTGCAAGTCAGAATGTCATACCAGGAATCAACTGCTTGCAAAGAGGA AAAGGTCCCAACAAAGTTCCCGTATACGCTATGGTGGTGGTCGCTGTTATCACATTGACATTCATAGTAACGGGGCAAATCAACACTCTGGCACCTATTGTGACTATGCCGTTTTTACTAACGTATGCATGTATGGATTACGCATATTTTGCACTGGCACAAACGTTTGACTTGCAACACATCAGAGAACAAAGATTTCGGAATCAAACGCCGACTTTTGATCGAGGCTACGGAGCTGCGGGTCAGAATGAATCAACAGAAATTGACAACGATTTGGATAGTCTGTTTCCTGAGCGAATCAGACATAAAACTTTAGCT CGTAATTCAAGTATCTCAGAAAGCACAAGTCAGGTTTCTTCTCCAGCTGCTGATGAAAATGCGAGCGTTGTTAACACAGAAGAACGGCCTCATATACACAATAAGTTGGGAAATTGGTACAGTCCTCTATGCAATAGATGGGCTTCTTTAATCGGG GCTCTGGTGAAGTTGCTGATCATGTTTTTGGTTCACTGGGGCTATGCGATAGCTAATATCATTgttgtatttcttgtatggaGTTACATTGGCCATGCTAATCCTGCAGTGAAACCGGGAATATCTgctgaatttaaatttttcaaatggctCAAAAATGCAATACTAAAATTGATGGG GAAACGAGTTTCGGATTACGAGCAAATTGTAGTAACACCAAATCATCCAGGTGTAGAAATATCTTCCTCTCAACTTAACGAAGAGAATGAAGATTTTGCCGGAAGACGAAGATATCATCAAACTTCAACCATAACCGGTCATTACGTGAACATGGATTGA
- the LOC124179891 gene encoding solute carrier family 12 member 8 isoform X2: MESRGGNENTAAVHDRNVEWSRYGLGSGGNRRTVRRETGGYEEFGPEMYQSTGANELFAQEHSSDPWWKSNFFISQPVLFGTWDGVFTSCLINIFGVIVFLRSGWIVGQAGVLNAVLIILSTVCVALVSVLSAVGICERCRVESGGVYFLLSHVLGSRFGGSIGLLYCFGQAVGCALNVLGFGESMAGLVGLESTWAQRGFASAAVILLSVINLAGVKWVIKLQFILLLILLLAGLDFMVGSFVHVNIEAGFEGWLSGNLRNNTLPDYQDGYSWFTVFGVFFPTVTGVLAGINMSGDLRHPSTDIPNGTLSALGTGTVLYLCFSLFLGATCTRETLRNDFMIASTVSLISVLLLAGLYVSSFSSCLGAMYGTPRVLQSIASQNVIPGINCLQRGKGPNKVPVYAMVVVAVITLTFIVTGQINTLAPIVTMPFLLTYACMDYAYFALAQTFDLQHIREQRFRNQTPTFDRGYGAAGQNESTEIDNDLDSLFPERIRHKTLARNSSISESTSQVSSPAADENASVVNTEERPHIHNKLGNWYSPLCNRWASLIGETSFGLRANCSNTKSSRCRNIFLST, translated from the exons ATGGAATCACGAGGAGGGAATGAAAACACTGCTGCAGTGCATGACCGAAATGTCGAGTGGTCAAGGTATGGACTTGGCAGTGGAGGAAATCGAAGAACCGTTAGAAGAGAAACTGGTGGTTACGAAGAATTTGGTCCTGAGATGTACCAGTCGACAGGAGCAAACGAGCTTTTTGCCCAAGAACAT agTTCAGATCCATGGTGGAAATCGAACTTTTTCATATCACAACCAGTTTTGTTTGGAACTTGGGACGGGGTCTTCACATCTTGTTTAATCAACATTTTTGGCGTCATTGTATTTTTGAGGTCTGGTTGGATTGTTGGACAAGCCGGCGTCTTAAATGCTGTACTGATAATTCTGTCAACCG TTTGCGTTGCACTGGTATCCGTTCTTTCTGCCGTTGGGATTTGTGAACGATGTCGTGTAGAAAGCGGAGGTGtttatttcttattatcaCATGTCCTTGGATCCCGATTTGGTGGGTCTATAGGACTACTTTACTGTTTTGGTCAA GCTGTTGGTTGCGCCCTAAATGTTTTGGGTTTTGGCGAATCCATGGCTGGTCTGGTGGGGCTGGAATCCACATGGGCCCAAAGAGGTTTTGCTAGCGCAGCTGTAATACTCTTGTCAGTAATTAACTTAGCCGGTGTTAAATGGGTCATCAAGTTacagtttattttattgttaatccTACTATTGGCAGGGTTGGATTTTATGGTCGGCAGCTTTGTCCATGTAAACATTG AGGCTGGTTTCGAAGGTTGGCTATctggaaatttgagaaacaacaCTTTACCCGATTACCAAGATGGCTATAGTTGGTTCACAGTGttcggtgttttttttcccaccgTTACTGGGGTACTTGCAGGAATAAATATGAGTGGTGATTTGAGACATCCGTCCACAGATATTCCAAATGGCACGTTATCAGCTCTAGGAACTGG gacAGTTCTCTACCTTTgcttttcattatttctcgGAGCAACTTGCACCAGGGAAACTTTACGCAATGACTTCATGATAGCGTCGACTGTTTCTTTAATATCCGTTTTACTATTGGCTGGATTGTACGTTTCGTCATTTAGTAGCTGCTTAGGTGCTATGTATGGCACTCCTAGAGTTCTACAATCCATTGCAAGTCAGAATGTCATACCAGGAATCAACTGCTTGCAAAGAGGA AAAGGTCCCAACAAAGTTCCCGTATACGCTATGGTGGTGGTCGCTGTTATCACATTGACATTCATAGTAACGGGGCAAATCAACACTCTGGCACCTATTGTGACTATGCCGTTTTTACTAACGTATGCATGTATGGATTACGCATATTTTGCACTGGCACAAACGTTTGACTTGCAACACATCAGAGAACAAAGATTTCGGAATCAAACGCCGACTTTTGATCGAGGCTACGGAGCTGCGGGTCAGAATGAATCAACAGAAATTGACAACGATTTGGATAGTCTGTTTCCTGAGCGAATCAGACATAAAACTTTAGCT CGTAATTCAAGTATCTCAGAAAGCACAAGTCAGGTTTCTTCTCCAGCTGCTGATGAAAATGCGAGCGTTGTTAACACAGAAGAACGGCCTCATATACACAATAAGTTGGGAAATTGGTACAGTCCTCTATGCAATAGATGGGCTTCTTTAATCGGG GAAACGAGTTTCGGATTACGAGCAAATTGTAGTAACACCAAATCATCCAGGTGTAGAAATATCTTCCTCTCAACTTAA